The DNA window CAGCGCTTTATGTGTGCTCTCGCGATGAATGTGACGTCAAACAACCTGAGGGTTGAGCGGAACCGCGTTCGATCGACATTGCACAGTGCCAACGGCAACATTCGTCAAGCGAATGAGGCACTCGCATTATCGGAACGATTGGCTCGGGCCATGGGGGACCAAGTCGCTTCCGCGGAAGTCCGATGGACCAAAGAACGGCTCAGAAGGGTAGCTCCCGATACCAACGATGCCGCGCAAACTGAATATCAAGTGTCACTGCTTTGGCCGTTGTTGGAGTCCGCGGACACTCCGTTGGCATTCGCCGAAGCTGCCTTGGACTTCCTCGCCACTTCGAGGTCAATCGACGCGGCCGCAATCGTTTCGAGTGCTGGAGGGCACGACGAAATTGTCAAGAGTTATCCGTTGACTTCACCGCCTGCAATCGGACCCTCGAACCGGCGGACGCAACGGATCGAGATTGCTCCCGCCATAGCGCTGGAAATAACACCCGCCAACGACTTTGAGGCGCACTACGTTATCAGCAGCATCAGGGAACTGCTCTTGCGGTTGCTGCAAGGAACTAGACGATCAAACTTGCCCGAGAGTTCGTGGTTAGGGCCAACGCTCCACGTGGAATCGCCAGCAGCTTTCGAGTCTCCTGTGATGACAACGGTGATTGCAACCGCACGTCGTGTGGCACCGCTTGATGTGACCGTGTTGCTGACGGGTGAGACTGGCGTCGGCAAGGAAGTCCTCGCAAGGTTGATTCATGATGATTCTGGTAGGGCGAAGGGTCCATTCGTTCCGTTTAATTGCAGCGCGGTGCCTCGTGAAATGCTAGAGAGTCAACTATTCGGGTATCGAAAGGGTGCGTTCACCGGCGCCGGAGAGGCATTTCCTGGAGTCATCCGCAGCGCTGAAACTGGGACGCTTTTTCTCGATGAAGTCGGCGAATTGCCTATTGATCTCCAACCGAAGTTGCTGAGGTTCCTGGAGTCCAGGGAGGTTCATCCTCTCGGCGAACCAAAACCAGTCAAAGTTGACGTGCGGGTGATTGCTGCAACGAACGCCGACATCTCCGCTCGGATTCAACAGCATCAATTTAGAGAAGATTTGTTTTATCGGCTCAACACGGTTCAACTGGAGATCCCTCCGCTACGAACACGTGCGGAAGAAATACCGCGGCTGGCGCAGCTCTTTCTAGTGGCTCACGCAGAGGAATTTCGGAAAGGTCACCTTAAATTGGCGTCGAGTACTTTGGAACGACTCCTCGCCTACAACTGGCCGGGCAACATCCGTGAATTATCGAACGAAATGCGAAGAGTAGCCGCGTTGGCTGAGCCGGACTCCCTTATTCTTCCCGTCACGCTGTCACAGAGAATCATCGGCAACTACGCCGGACGAGATTTCAGATCATCGGCCCCTGCTGCTTCTCGCTTCCCTGTGCGTCAGCACCTTCCGCAGGCGGTTTCGTCGCTCGAGCGGACCATGATCATTAACGCGCTCGAAGCCACCGGAGGCCGGGTGGACGAGGCGGCGCGCCTTCTTGGCATATCGCGCAAGGGACTCTTCCTTAAACGCAAGCGTTACGGAATTACCGGCGGCACGGCCGACTAGGTCGGACTGCCGAAGCTGGGGCTGTACAATGTGATCTGGCCGTGCCGCTGGTCCTCATCTACGACGTCGACTGCGCCTTCTGCCAGCGCTCCGTGCGGCTGCTCGCGCGGCTCGATCGGCGCGAGCGCCTCCGCTTCAGCACGCGCGCCGCGGAGTACGGGCGCGCCGTGCTCGCCCAACACCCAGACCTCAACGCCGTCGACAGCCTCATCCTGGTCGCGCCGGACGACATCTATATACGGTCCGGCGCGGTGATCCGCG is part of the Acidobacteriota bacterium genome and encodes:
- a CDS encoding sigma-54-dependent Fis family transcriptional regulator, coding for MHGNDASSAEAALKAGRFKVGLELLRKSVPGSSKHALLLAEALLRVGDWGALDALLARILESGPDRVRASALVVRGELNGYRGQLSESEADFQKAIELAISCSDRAVACAARIRMFAHRADISCDERTRRIAEETRDDALSLGADLALTAYHINAAKFEATQGRLSAASAHENLAAEHLRREPNYWQAAALALSRSCTAFLCSDLDDAVVHALEAGTHAQTSGDLWSQAAAAANLGCVYMYRGQFEAAEEHLVNAKDLGRDLPVLQLATLDSLAQLWLLRGHSDRAAHALAQVAALISLHPPLRDSWYELATIVTRTRLHRTRGLWNEALHEADAGCVLSVARGDDNSTAVFHYAAAEALAMRGEIAEGAQRFMCALAMNVTSNNLRVERNRVRSTLHSANGNIRQANEALALSERLARAMGDQVASAEVRWTKERLRRVAPDTNDAAQTEYQVSLLWPLLESADTPLAFAEAALDFLATSRSIDAAAIVSSAGGHDEIVKSYPLTSPPAIGPSNRRTQRIEIAPAIALEITPANDFEAHYVISSIRELLLRLLQGTRRSNLPESSWLGPTLHVESPAAFESPVMTTVIATARRVAPLDVTVLLTGETGVGKEVLARLIHDDSGRAKGPFVPFNCSAVPREMLESQLFGYRKGAFTGAGEAFPGVIRSAETGTLFLDEVGELPIDLQPKLLRFLESREVHPLGEPKPVKVDVRVIAATNADISARIQQHQFREDLFYRLNTVQLEIPPLRTRAEEIPRLAQLFLVAHAEEFRKGHLKLASSTLERLLAYNWPGNIRELSNEMRRVAALAEPDSLILPVTLSQRIIGNYAGRDFRSSAPAASRFPVRQHLPQAVSSLERTMIINALEATGGRVDEAARLLGISRKGLFLKRKRYGITGGTAD
- a CDS encoding DUF393 domain-containing protein, whose amino-acid sequence is MPLVLIYDVDCAFCQRSVRLLARLDRRERLRFSTRAAEYGRAVLAQHPDLNAVDSLILVAPDDIYIRSGAVIRAAAALGGPWRLMNALLLIPGPLRDAAYRIVAKVRRRLSRGDACAIGPGTEELRARTLP